The Solanum lycopersicum chromosome 6, SLM_r2.1 genome has a window encoding:
- the LOC138349344 gene encoding agamous-like MADS-box protein AGL66, whose protein sequence is MDRNKIMIKIIEDPISRQQFYSKCKDSIVKKSNELGLLCDTNIALLMVSPNGEVTSCSGGESFEDIMSNAMNQFDELNRHSYEPQAENINTVEEADAYEQYLLGAIGRIQLSKAKFLDNQEFLKRNENVARI, encoded by the exons ATGGATCGCAATAAGATTATGATCAAGATAATTGAGGATCCAATATCCCGTCAACAGTTCTACTCAAAATGTAAGGATAGCATTGTTAAGAAGTCAAATGAGTTGGGGCTTTTGTGTGACACAAATATTGCACTGTTAATGGTCTCTCCAAATGGTGAAGTGACCAGCTGTTCTGGAGGAGAAAG TTTTGAGGATATTATGAGCAATGCAATGAACCAATTTGATGAACTAAATCGACA TTCTTACGAACCACAAGCGGAGAATATCAACACAGTCGAAGAAGCTGATGCATATGAGCAGTATCTTCTGGGTGCTATAGGACGGATTCAACTATCCAAA GCAAAATTCTTGGATAATCAGGAATTTCTGAAGAGAAATGAAAATGTCGCG AGGATATAG